The genome window CACTATACATTTTGGTTCAGTTGCTAGATATTGAACTGACAAGCAAGCAGCAAGCTGTATTTGAGAGTTTGAAGGCTGGTAATAATGCGATTAAAGCCATACAAAGTGAGATCAACCTTGAGGATGTTCAAAAGTTAATGGATGATACTGATGAAGCTAAAGCTTACCAAGATGTGAGCTTGacttcttctcttttattttgttggtttttatttatttattgcgCACTTCAAAATTTAGTATTTCAACTGAGCTTGCTTGGATTGCATTCTTAGAATGAGCTTCTCTGTGAAACATTTTTTGGCCATTTGtgaagatttttttaaattttacaaAGTATTAAAATTTCTGGTGTTGGTTATGTGCCAATTCATattctctgtctctctgtctctgtctctgtctctgtctctctctctctctctctctctcattagACACTTATAAGGGTACTTTAGTATCAGAggttttccttctttttccctttctttggtATGGGAGACGAAATGCTTGgaatgcttttgttttttattataaacGAAGAGTTGTGGAAATATTTCTAGGTTGAGTTTGTTTGCCTCCTCTTTTCCTCACAGGAAGTGGAGGATACTTGTTTTGAGTTTCCGAAAAAAAATGCGCCATGAATTTCTTAAAAAGGGTGTTGAACATGTAAAGGATCATATCTCTGCTCTGGATATATAAGCATGCTGTGAATTGAAAATAAGCCATATGTTCAAAAGTGACATGACCTTCAGCTCACCCAATTTCCTAGTGCGCCCCCCTCCTCCACCCCCcacccccccaaaaaaagtCATCAAATTCTAGTTTATGAAAAATACAGAAAGATGTGAGTGCATATTTACCTCtatgttggttttgttttcatgaACTTCTTGTCCCCACAAGCAGTGGAGGACTTATGTTTAACCCCTTATATACTGCTCTTGTTTTCAGTCTCCAAATAAAATTGCATATGGATCAGAAAATGTATTACATGTAAGGGATCATATATATGCTATGGTTTAAGTAACCATGCAATGGTGAACTGAAAATAATCCATATGTAAAGGATCATATCTATAAGCTATGGTCAGCCACCTTGTAATGGCCGTACTTTCCACCCCCTCTTTGTTTGATGAGAGATACCTACTTTATTTGTTGCTTCTGTGATCTCATAAAAAAATCACTGCTCCTGTGTTTTTCACATCATTTGTGCATATTGCTGTAATGGGCTTATTATAAATCAATGATGACATCTAAACTTTAGCTTCATCTTTGTGTAGCATCTTCTCTGTcttaatttgttctttttaataatttcTGCCATTTCTATGATAATTTTGATAGGAAATTAATGCAATCTTGGGGGAGAAATTATCAGCAGAAGATGAAGAGGATATTTTGGCAGAATTTGAGAATTTGGAAGCTCAGGTATGGTATTTCTGTTATAATAACATTCTCACCAATCCTAAGAACATTGCAATTTGGTGTCTCATCATCCCTTTTCCAGCAGTGTTACTGCAGGACTTCTAAGATAGAGAATAGGTAGATGCGCAGTGCCATATCCCACTTGCTTGTCACTTGCAACTGGGATGTTCGGTAACTGGTGTTAAGCCTTTACAAGTCTAACATATATTCTAACCCTAACCCGTTAGATGTAAAACATCTGAAGGTTTATCCTGAAAGGAATGAATGGAAAAAGCAGCATGTCGTATCAATGGATAATTCTGAGAATATTTCATTCTTACCGAATACGTACAGAACgttattttaattgtttgaaTTCTTGGCGCGtaacaaaatttataaaaattaaaaaattaaaaaaatttggtcaaGTGAATAAATGGGTAGAGCCCTAATTACGGTTCCAATTATAGGGAACATGAAATTGTTGTGCAATGTACAAGGCGTGTTTTATCCCTCTATTACCTTAATTAACAGTGAAGTTAGTTTTCTCAGCGAAAAAGTGGTAAAGTTAGTTTCCTTCTCCTTCACTTAACTCTTCACTCTCTTGAAACCCGCCTTTGTtctcctccttctctctccttgtTGAAATTCTTGAGAAACCAAACTTGTGGTATGAGGGTTTAGTTTCTAGGTCCATTAACTTAGATACGTAAATCAATAGTATGAAAGGGTCTattaaaaatatcattttcaaattagatatgtaaatttaaaatttttccttgatattttttcttttgtcttcttcttgttcttgttaGTTTTCCCTTTAAGTTTCTGGGTTGTGTTTATAGTTATTTTGGGGACACTGAGATGCAAAGGGCAAAGGGGCGAGGTTGgagaatgaaaatttaaaatttgggaGTTTTTCCTTTGCTCATGACTGTTGGCTTTTAAAATCTTGTCTTCATATGTTGCTTCTGGTATGGAGGCAAAGTGTCGGAATGAGTGGAGGGTGAACTAAGGATGGACAGGACATGGTCTATGAtgttttttcaataaaataataaaaatacacaGCTTATGTATTGTGCAACAATGTAATGTCCCaataacttaaaaaaaaatgccgTTCTTTTCTTGTGAGACCCATTCTACAATGTGGTCCTATGATCCAAACCACGGATTTTCACTACTTATTGTATACTTGATGCAAAATTCTTATAGAAATCCCCCAAGAGGTTAGTTTTTAGTCCAAAATCTAAAGAAAGTCTAATTCAAATCCATGCTTGGGTGGGGTTTTGACATTAAGAATATGTTATGATTTCTTACCACGTGGCTCTCTTACCTTTCAAACGAAGCACAGGATGAATATGAACTCCTTGTGTGGGCATTTTGTTGTTTTACCATGACTGTTATTGAGCCCTATGTTTGAGGTCTCTGAATGGATCTTCATGTGTGTTCAAAGTGGATCTTGCAGATTTTCTGTTACCAATTAAATCATTTATGAACTATTTATATATCAAATTATGGCAtgtactttctttttttaggttgtcttttgttttgttggtttCTCTATGTTGGCACATTGCCACCCACCGCATAGCACATAATTGTGTCTAATCTAAAAGTGAAAGTCCCCTTCCTTTTTCAGGTCACTGTTCAAGATATGCCTAAAGTTCCTGCTTCTGTGGTGTCTCCTCAAGAAGATGAGAAGTTGGACCTTCCCGATGTACCAACCAGAGCACCAGATGCACCTGATGCAGTCACATATGATACCGAAGTTTCCTCTAAGAAAaaaggtctctctctctctctctctctctctctctctctctctctctctctctctctctctctctctcaattgcAAATGCTTGACAATATTTTTGAATATGCAGTTATGGAAGAACCATTGGTGGCTTGATTGGATTGAGCAGTTGAATTAGGTTTACATATTGTCAAAGCTGTTTACAAACTTAAACTGTCCATCCATTCTGCATCCAAGCATGTACCAGTAAAAATTATTTGTGTGTGGAGAACGTTGATTGTGTGTGCTTGTTTCTTTCGCCCCAAATTGGATTGTACAGATATGTATTGCTCAACTTAGgccaaagaaaataaactctCACATCATATATTTCTTCACAtgatgaacaaagaaaagaaacaggTGTGCTCGGAGATGAAACTTGTccaatctgaaaatcaaatcaTTTGCGAAATTGTTATGTTGTGCTGGGATTTCAAATATATTAGTTCCTATTCTGAAGTTTTAACTTTCAGAAGTTACTCTTAGGCCTTCTCCAACCATGGGAaggcaaaacccaaaatttgggatttttagT of Prunus dulcis chromosome 4, ALMONDv2, whole genome shotgun sequence contains these proteins:
- the LOC117626784 gene encoding vacuolar protein sorting-associated protein 20 homolog 2; amino-acid sequence: MGNLFVKKPKITEVDRAILSLKTQRRKLAQYQQQLEAVIEAEKQAARDLIREKKKERALLALKKKKAQEDLLKQVDTWVINVEQQLLDIELTSKQQAVFESLKAGNNAIKAIQSEINLEDVQKLMDDTDEAKAYQDEINAILGEKLSAEDEEDILAEFENLEAQVTVQDMPKVPASVVSPQEDEKLDLPDVPTRAPDAPDAVTYDTEVSSKKKVMEEPLVA